CGAATCCCGCGATCCAGGTCGCGCATCGTGGCGAAGATCTTCTCCGTCTCCACGTCGCAGGAATCCCCGACCTCGTGACACTGAAGACACGCGGAACCGCGGTGGGGGTACACCCCGTTCCCGGGGAGGTCCCGGAGCCGGATGCCTGGAATCGAGCGTGATCCGTCCGCGGAGAGGACCAGGCGGTACCGGATCGCGTCGCCTGCCTCCACCGGCGGCCCCGAAACAGGATCGAAGGCGAGAACCGCCCTCATCCCCGAGGCGTGCTCGATCCGAATCGGCCGGTACGGGGGCTCGAGACCGGGCCGCACCGTGGCGTTGAGGAACAGCGTGTCCGCGGCGGCGGTCACGATCTCGACCCGATGGGTGTACCGAGGGTCCTCGGGTTTGAGATGCGGGGCCAGGACCGCGCGCCAGGTGGAGACGGCGGAGTCGCCGGGGGCGAGATCCCCCAGGTCCGCGGCGAAAGGATCCGCATTCGTGACCTTGCCCCTGGAAACCGCGGGCGCGGACCGGCCATCGAACAGGTCGGGCGTGGGATGGCGCACCAGGTGGTTCCCGTGGCACGTGATGCACTCCGCGACCTTCAGGCGCTCGAACAGCGGCTGCTTGATGGACTCGGCGTAGAGGCCGGCCTCGCGTCCATGACACTGCCCGCACACGTGCGCCACGGATCGCGCCTCGGGCGGCGCGGCGCCGTGATTCCCGTGGCAGTCGTTGCAGGCCGGAGCGGACAGGTCGCCCTGGTCGAAGAGCGCGATCGCGTGCACGCTGCGGCCATAATCGGCGAACTGCGTCGTCGGTATCCCGTAGGGCGCCATCTTCTCGACATCGGCGTGACACTCGGCGCAGAGTTTCGGGACGTTCGTGGCATGGGTCTTCGACTCCGGGGATGCCACCCGGCGGATTCCGTGGGAGCCGTGGCAATCGATGCACGTGGCCGGGACGGGATCGCCCGCCGCGTTCTTCCGGCCGTGCTCGCTCGTGCGGTACTCGACCAGCTGGTCGACCCGCATCTTGGGATTGAAACGCTTCATGTACTCCGCGCTCGAGTGGCACCGGGCGCAGAAGTCGGCGACCTGGAGCCGGTCGGGTGGAGGTCGGAATCCCTTCGCGGGGTCCATGGCCGCCTCCCCGGCCTCGACCTCGTCCTCGATGTTCTTCGGCGTTGGGTCTCCGCCATGACAGTCGTGACACCCGAGCCCCACGGCCGCGTGGACGTCCTTCCCCCACTGGGTGGCCGGGTGCTTGAGATAGCTCTCGTCCGAATCACGGTGGCACGTCACGCAGGTCGAGCGCTCGGCGGGAGCACCGGCCCGGGCGGGGGTCGTGGAGGAGGCGGAGGGGGACTCCTGTAGTGCGCCCGAGGACACGGCGGGCACGACCCAGAGAACGCACGAGCATGCGATCGCCGCGAGGGAATGCGATCTCGAGGCGCTCGCGGTCACGAATTCCCCTCCTGGCGGGAGACCGCCATCCGTCCCGCCATCCACCCTCCGGCGGCGATGAGGAGCGTGGCCCAGACGGGCCACCACGCTCGGTATCCGATCGCGGTGAAGCCGACGAGGAACGCGAGGCCGAACACGCCGGCCAGCGTGACCAGGGGGCTTCGACCTTCGCGCACGACCCGGCGGTCGATGAGGGGCAGGAGGAACGCGAGCAGCCCCACGGCTCCGAACCCGAGGATGAGGTACGTCTCGTTCTCGAGTCCGAACAGGGACCCACCCGGGATGAGCCGCAAGGCCTGGAACATCGCCATGAAATACCACTCGGGCCGGATATCGGGCGGCGCCGGCGCGAAGGGGTCCGCCTTCTCGCCCAGCTCCCACGGGAAGAGCGCCGCGAGCGCCGCGAGGACGCCGAGCGCCAGGATCCAGCCGAAGACGTCCCGGAGCAGGAAGTCCGGGACGAACCGCATCCGACGGACGGGAACCCCATGACGCTCCTCCGAGGGAGGGATGCTCATCCCGTGGCGCTGGACGAGCACCAGGTGCAGCACGATGAGGAACGTCGTGATCGCCGGCAGGATGGCGACATGCCAGCCGTAGAACCGCGAGAGCGTGCTCCCGGAGACGTGATCTCCTCCGCGGAGGAATCGGAGCAGGAATCCCCCCACCACCGGAACGGATCCGGCGATGTCCGTTCCAACCCGGGTCGCAAAGTACGCCAGCTTGTTCCAGGGCAGCAGGTATCCCGAGAACCCGAACCCGAGGACGAGCACGAGGAGGACGAAACCGCTCATCCACGTCAGCTCGCGCGGCGGACGATAGGCTTTCATCAGGAGGACCGAGAAGAGATGGATGAACGCCGTGGCGACCATCAGATTCGCGGACCAGGAGTGGATCGACCGGATGAGCCACCCGAACGACACCTGGGTCATGATGAACTGGATCGACTCGTGGGCTTCCTGGACGGAGGGCTTGTAGTAGAGCATCAGGAGGATGCCGGTCGTGACCTGGATCGTGAAGAAGAAGAGAGTCATCCCGCCGAAGTAGTACCAGGCGCTGTGCCGGTGGACGGGAACGGTCTTCGTCTGCACCACGTGCTCCAGGCCGGAGAGACCGACCCGATCCCGCAGCCACCCGGCCACGCGCGATGCGACGGGGGTCATGCGGAGGGCCTCATGCGCGGCTCACGTAGATGTCCTCGCCTTCGACGTGGACGGTGAAGCGCGTCAGCGGACGCGGCGGAGGGCCGGCGACGTTCCGGCCTTCCAGGTCGTAGTAGCCGTTGTGGCAGGCGCACCAGATGCGGTGGGAGGCCTTCTCCATCTGGACGGTGCACTCGAGATGCGTGCACGTGGCGGAGAACGCCCGGTACTCGCCCGGAGCGACCTCCACCAGGATCCCGGGCTCGGATCCGAACGGGAAGATCTTCCACCCGTCCCGGGACAGGTCCGCGACCTTGGCCGCCAGGACCCGGGCGCTGCGGTCCTCCGCGACGTGCGGGGGGGAAAGAAAACGGAGCACCGGGTAGACCACGACCGCACCCAGTGCTCCGAACGTGAGCTGCACGAAGCGCTCGAGAAACCCCCGTCTCGACGTCACGGGCTACCCGGCGATCCCCAGGGGGGAGGCCACGGCGAGCCCTTCCTCACCACCGTCTCGTGAACAGCAGGGCCACGGCGTTCGCGTGATAGTCGAGGCTGCTGTCCCCGAGGAAGATCGCGTTCGACGCCCCCGTCAGCGGGAAGAGGAGCGGAACATCCTCGGTCTGGAAGTCGGTTACCTCAAATTCTTCCCACATCCAGCGAAGCGCGAGATCCGTGTTCGCCTGCATCATCCAGCGC
The nucleotide sequence above comes from Candidatus Eisenbacteria bacterium. Encoded proteins:
- a CDS encoding Rieske (2Fe-2S) protein; its protein translation is MTSRRGFLERFVQLTFGALGAVVVYPVLRFLSPPHVAEDRSARVLAAKVADLSRDGWKIFPFGSEPGILVEVAPGEYRAFSATCTHLECTVQMEKASHRIWCACHNGYYDLEGRNVAGPPPRPLTRFTVHVEGEDIYVSRA
- a CDS encoding cytochrome c3 family protein produces the protein MTASASRSHSLAAIACSCVLWVVPAVSSGALQESPSASSTTPARAGAPAERSTCVTCHRDSDESYLKHPATQWGKDVHAAVGLGCHDCHGGDPTPKNIEDEVEAGEAAMDPAKGFRPPPDRLQVADFCARCHSSAEYMKRFNPKMRVDQLVEYRTSEHGRKNAAGDPVPATCIDCHGSHGIRRVASPESKTHATNVPKLCAECHADVEKMAPYGIPTTQFADYGRSVHAIALFDQGDLSAPACNDCHGNHGAAPPEARSVAHVCGQCHGREAGLYAESIKQPLFERLKVAECITCHGNHLVRHPTPDLFDGRSAPAVSRGKVTNADPFAADLGDLAPGDSAVSTWRAVLAPHLKPEDPRYTHRVEIVTAAADTLFLNATVRPGLEPPYRPIRIEHASGMRAVLAFDPVSGPPVEAGDAIRYRLVLSADGSRSIPGIRLRDLPGNGVYPHRGSACLQCHEVGDSCDVETEKIFATMRDLDRGIRSGRAALERAEFAGMEVSLPQFELKRQGITAAVEARALIHSFDYGRVHKRALEGQAAAAAGLKAGQDALAEMRVRRRGLAVSLVFIAFALVGLALQIRQIDRDRHGVPK
- a CDS encoding cytochrome bc complex cytochrome b subunit translates to MTPVASRVAGWLRDRVGLSGLEHVVQTKTVPVHRHSAWYYFGGMTLFFFTIQVTTGILLMLYYKPSVQEAHESIQFIMTQVSFGWLIRSIHSWSANLMVATAFIHLFSVLLMKAYRPPRELTWMSGFVLLVLVLGFGFSGYLLPWNKLAYFATRVGTDIAGSVPVVGGFLLRFLRGGDHVSGSTLSRFYGWHVAILPAITTFLIVLHLVLVQRHGMSIPPSEERHGVPVRRMRFVPDFLLRDVFGWILALGVLAALAALFPWELGEKADPFAPAPPDIRPEWYFMAMFQALRLIPGGSLFGLENETYLILGFGAVGLLAFLLPLIDRRVVREGRSPLVTLAGVFGLAFLVGFTAIGYRAWWPVWATLLIAAGGWMAGRMAVSRQEGNS